From Daucus carota subsp. sativus chromosome 6, DH1 v3.0, whole genome shotgun sequence, the proteins below share one genomic window:
- the LOC108226810 gene encoding transcription repressor OFP6, whose amino-acid sequence MSSHNKKRRVILSNTTVKLGCYSCRKSSKKFLFFFSKTIHFNLQKLKINPTSRTSSSASSHFHTPVLSFSPAPSRPLQGFGRIGSDSLAVEKDSDDPYLDFRRSMLQMILEKEIYSKDDLKELLGCFLHLNSPYHHEIIVRAFTDIWNGLYSSYR is encoded by the coding sequence ATGTCAAGTCACAACAAGAAAAGGAGAGTTATTCTCAGCAACACTACTGTTAAACTCGGCTGTTACAGCTGCCGAAAATCCTCCAAGAAATTCCTATTTTTCTTCTCGAAAACCATTCATTTTAACCTCCAAAAACTCAAAATCAATCCCACGTCCCGCACCTCCTCCTCCGCCTCCTCGCACTTTCACACACCCGTCTTGTCTTTCTCCCCGGCCCCGTCGAGGCCCTTACAGGGATTCGGGAGGATCGGCAGCGATAGCCTCGCTGTCGAAAAAGATTCGGATGACCCGTATCTCGATTTTCGAAGATCGATGCTTCAAATGATACTGGAGAAAGAGATTTATTCCAAGGATGATTTGAAGGAGCTTCTCGGTTGTTTCCTGCATCTGAATTCACCTTATCATCATGAGATAATTGTTCGTGCTTTCACCGATATTTGGAACGGTCTTTACTCTAGTTATCGTTGA
- the LOC108192802 gene encoding ubiquitin-conjugating enzyme E2 variant 1C, producing the protein MTLGSGGSSVVVPRNFRLLEELERGEKGIGDGTVSYGMDDGDDIYMRSWTGTIIGPHNSVHEGRIYQLKLFCDKDYPEKQPTVRFHSRINMTCVNHETGVVESKKFGILSNWQREYTMEDILTQLKKEMAAPHNRKLVQPPEGTYF; encoded by the exons ATGACGCTTGGCTCAGGAGGATCCAGTGTCGTCG TACCTCGGAATTTTAGATTGCTGGAGGAGCTTGAACGTGGGGAGAAGGGTATTGGAGATGGTACAGTGAGTTACGGAATGGATGACGGAGATGACATTTATATGCGCTCTTGGACAGGGACCATCATTGGTCCTCATAAC TCTGTACATGAAGGTCGTATTTATCAGTTGAAGCTTTTCTGTGACAAAGATTACCCTGAGAAGCAACCTACCGTTCGCTTCCATTCACGGATCAACATGACTTGCGTGAACCATGAAACCGGAGTG GTTGAATCGAAGAAGTTTGGAATACTGTCAAACTGGCAAAGAGAATACACCATGGAAGATATATTGACTCAGCTGAAGAAAGAGATGGCTGCACCGCACAATCGTAAGCTGGTCCAGCCTCCAGAAGGTACCTATTTCTAG
- the LOC108226562 gene encoding transcription repressor OFP13, with amino-acid sequence MKLPSPFKYTKSPSFPSSTWPWPTCADPKAFSFRAENTTINSVFVPEEHSEFIASSSDSNSASESSRRHVISTADELDTECFNSADAIESVIRGVKKSERLFFEPSSSTLREPEKNKINNDTTNEDENDSNRASKYVVIEMETMDPFMEFKESMKEMVEAHGLDSLDGLEEMLSCYLRVNGKCNHGYIIGAFVDLLVNHDEFDFTFSSTCFSSDYQSTTCISQSPVSASSLSSFSASNCKCTTAASGASSSEDEEARA; translated from the coding sequence ATGAAGCTTCCTTCACCTTTTAAGTACACAAAATCACCTTCCTTTCCCTCCTCAACTTGGCCATGGCCAACTTGTGCAGACCCTAAGGCCTTTTCTTTCCGGGCTGAAAACACCACCATCAACTCCGTCTTCGTCCCCGAAGAGCACTCAGAGTTCATTGCCAGCTCCTCCGACTCCAATTCTGCATCCGAATCATCTAGGCGCCATGTTATAAGTACTGCTGATGAGTTAGATACCGAGTGCTTCAATAGTGCAGATGCCATAGAGAGTGTTATTCGAGGCGTGAAAAAATCAGAGCGTCTGTTTTTCGAGCCAAGTAGCTCCACACTCAGAGAGCCTGAGAAGAACAAGATTAATAATGATACTACTAATGAAGATGAGAATGATTCAAACAGAGCTAGCAAATACGTGGTGATTGAAATGGAGACTATGGATCCATTTATGGAATTTAAAGAATCAATGAAGGAAATGGTGGAGGCCCATGGGCTTGACAGCTTGGATGGTCTTGAAGAGATGTTGAGTTGTTACTTGAGAGTGAATGGGAAGTGCAATCATGGGTATATAATTGGAGCTTTTGTTGACTTGTTGGTGAACCATGATGAGTTTGATTTTACTTTCTCATCGACTTGTTTTAGCAGTGACTACCAGTCCACAACTTGTATAAGTCAATCTCCAGTCTCTGCATCATCACTCTCTTCTTTCTCGGCTTCCAATTGTAAATGTACTACTGCTGCTTCTGGTGCATCTTCATCAGAAGATGAAGAGGCTCGTGCATGA